In the genome of Streptomyces globosus, one region contains:
- a CDS encoding amino acid permease translates to MSPDLNSPFRTKTVEQSIRDTEEPEHALRKSLSAWDLTVFGVGVIIGTGIFVLTGIAARNNAGPATALSFVAAGIVCALAALCYAEFASTVPVAGSAYTFSYASIGELPAWIIGWDLVLEFALGTAVVAVGWSGYIRNLMQTNLGWDMPAALSGPDAGGTFDLFAFLLVLALTAILVVGTKLSARITAIVVAIKVTVVLLVIVAGVFFIKADNYSPFIPPAEPQPAGGGLHAPLVQVLFGYAPTNFGVMGIFTAASLVFFAFIGFDVVATAAEETKNPQRDMPRGILGSLLICTVLYVAVTLVVTGMQNYAEMSPSAPLAEAFKSVNQPFFAGAISLGASVGLITVCMILLLGQTRVFFAMSRDGLLPRVFSVTHPKYRTPYRATILLGVIIAVVAGFTSLEKLAELVNIGTLFAFVVVALGVIILRRTRPDLHRSFRTPLVPFIPILSMAASLWLMLNLPVDTWIRFGIWMGVGVVVYFVYGRRNSRLAKAGQDAKY, encoded by the coding sequence GTGAGTCCGGATCTCAACAGCCCCTTCCGCACGAAGACGGTGGAACAGTCCATCCGCGACACGGAGGAGCCGGAACACGCGCTCCGCAAGTCGCTGTCGGCCTGGGACCTGACCGTCTTCGGCGTGGGTGTCATCATCGGCACCGGCATCTTCGTCCTGACGGGCATCGCAGCGCGCAACAATGCCGGGCCGGCCACCGCCCTGTCGTTCGTCGCCGCAGGCATCGTCTGTGCGCTGGCCGCCCTGTGCTACGCCGAGTTCGCGTCCACCGTGCCGGTGGCGGGCTCGGCGTACACGTTCTCCTACGCGTCGATCGGCGAGCTGCCCGCCTGGATCATCGGCTGGGACCTCGTGCTCGAATTCGCGCTCGGCACCGCGGTCGTCGCGGTCGGCTGGTCCGGCTACATCCGCAACCTGATGCAGACGAACCTCGGCTGGGACATGCCGGCCGCGCTGTCCGGTCCGGATGCGGGCGGCACCTTCGACCTGTTCGCGTTCCTGCTGGTCCTCGCCCTGACGGCGATCCTGGTCGTCGGGACGAAGCTGTCGGCGCGGATCACCGCGATCGTCGTCGCCATCAAGGTGACCGTCGTGCTGCTGGTCATCGTCGCCGGCGTGTTCTTCATCAAGGCCGACAACTACTCGCCGTTCATCCCGCCGGCCGAGCCGCAGCCCGCCGGGGGCGGCCTCCACGCCCCCCTGGTGCAGGTGCTGTTCGGGTACGCGCCCACCAACTTCGGCGTCATGGGCATCTTCACCGCGGCCTCGCTCGTCTTCTTCGCCTTCATCGGCTTCGACGTGGTGGCGACGGCGGCGGAGGAGACGAAGAACCCGCAGCGGGACATGCCCCGCGGCATCCTGGGCTCGCTGCTCATCTGCACCGTGCTGTACGTCGCCGTGACGCTCGTGGTCACCGGCATGCAGAACTACGCGGAGATGTCGCCGAGCGCCCCGCTCGCCGAGGCGTTCAAATCGGTGAACCAGCCGTTCTTCGCGGGCGCCATCAGCCTCGGCGCCTCCGTCGGCCTGATCACCGTGTGCATGATCCTGCTGCTGGGCCAGACCCGCGTGTTCTTCGCGATGAGCCGCGACGGACTGCTGCCGCGCGTCTTCTCCGTCACCCACCCCAAGTACCGCACCCCGTACCGGGCGACGATCCTGCTCGGCGTGATCATCGCGGTCGTCGCCGGCTTCACCAGCCTGGAGAAGCTCGCCGAGCTGGTCAACATCGGCACGCTGTTCGCGTTCGTCGTGGTCGCCCTCGGCGTGATCATCCTGCGCCGGACCCGGCCCGACCTGCACCGATCCTTCCGCACGCCGCTCGTGCCGTTCATCCCGATCCTGTCGATGGCGGCCTCGCTGTGGCTGATGCTCAACCTGCCGGTCGACACGTGGATCCGCTTCGGCATCTGGATGGGCGTGGGCGTCGTCGTCTACTTCGTCTACGGGCGCCGCAACAGCCGCCTGGCCAAGGCGGGCCAGGACGCCAAGTACTGA
- a CDS encoding LCP family protein, whose translation MTDGPSATPAPSRRKPRRGGKRVLRIVLLALAVLILAAGGAGWWAYSHLNGNIDSVDLDQAIGDDRPKKVVPGAQNILVLGSDSRAGANGDLDHGDVAGARSDTAMLIHVPEGRAKATAVSIPRDTLISRPECRKADGKTVAAAERVMFNSVYTLAGPACVVKTVEQLSGIRVDHFVEVDFAGFKGLVDALGGVTVTLDQPMSGAKGGLKLDPGTHRLDGEQSLKFVRTRYGYGDGSDLGRIGLQQQFMIAMLSEMKKQDALGNPARLYKLADAGTKSLTTDSELASLTALADFAQSMKGVNPETMETIMLPVAYDKVDPNRVVVAQPQAGMLWEALRTDQKIPAEAKKSPASGSKG comes from the coding sequence ATGACCGACGGCCCCTCGGCCACCCCCGCTCCCTCCCGGCGCAAGCCGCGGCGCGGTGGCAAGCGCGTCCTGCGGATCGTACTGCTGGCGCTGGCGGTGCTCATCCTCGCGGCCGGCGGGGCCGGCTGGTGGGCGTACAGCCACCTCAACGGCAACATCGACAGCGTCGACCTCGACCAGGCGATCGGCGACGACCGCCCGAAGAAGGTCGTGCCGGGCGCCCAGAACATCCTCGTCCTCGGCTCCGACTCGCGCGCGGGCGCCAACGGCGACCTCGACCACGGCGACGTGGCAGGCGCCCGCTCCGACACCGCGATGCTCATCCACGTCCCGGAGGGCCGGGCGAAGGCCACGGCGGTGAGCATCCCCCGGGACACCCTCATATCCCGGCCCGAATGCAGGAAGGCAGACGGCAAGACCGTCGCGGCCGCCGAGCGGGTCATGTTCAACTCGGTCTACACGCTGGCCGGGCCGGCCTGCGTGGTCAAGACCGTCGAGCAGCTGTCCGGGATCCGCGTCGACCACTTCGTCGAGGTCGACTTCGCCGGCTTCAAGGGCCTGGTCGACGCCCTCGGCGGCGTCACCGTCACCCTGGACCAGCCGATGAGCGGCGCCAAGGGCGGCCTGAAGCTCGACCCGGGCACCCACCGCCTCGACGGCGAGCAGTCCCTGAAGTTCGTCCGCACCCGCTACGGCTACGGCGACGGCAGCGACCTCGGGCGCATAGGCCTCCAGCAGCAGTTCATGATCGCCATGCTGTCGGAGATGAAGAAGCAGGACGCCCTCGGCAACCCGGCCCGGCTGTACAAGCTCGCCGACGCCGGCACCAAGTCGCTCACCACCGACTCCGAACTCGCCTCTCTGACGGCGCTCGCCGACTTCGCGCAGAGCATGAAGGGCGTGAACCCGGAGACGATGGAGACCATCATGCTCCCGGTCGCCTACGACAAGGTCGACCCCAACCGCGTCGTCGTCGCCCAGCCGCAGGCCGGAATGCTGTGGGAGGCGCTGCGCACCGACCAGAAGATCCCGGCGGAGGCGAAGAAGTCCCCCGCGAGCGGCTCCAAGGGCTGA